A genomic segment from Pseudomonas sp. S09G 359 encodes:
- a CDS encoding heme lyase CcmF/NrfE family subunit produces MTSALFIPELGQLAMILALCFAIVQAVVPLLGAWRGDRLWMSLAQPAAWGQFAFLLFAFGCLTYAFMTDDFSVAYVANNSNSALPWYYKFSAVWGAHEGSLLLWALILGGWTFAVSVFSRQLPQVMLARVLAVMGMISIGFLLFLIMTSNPFSRILPQIPVDGHDLNPLLQDIGLIVHPPMLYMGYVGFSVAFAFAIAALLGGRLDAAWARWSRPWTIVAWAFLGIGITLGSWWAYYELGWGGWWFWDPVENASFMPWLVGTALIHSLAVTEKRGVFKSWTVLLAIAAFSLSLLGTFLVRSGVLTSVHAFASDPERGVFILIFLLFVVGGSLTLFALRAPVVKSQVGFNLWSRETLLLGNNLVLVVAASMILLGTLYPLVLDALSGAKLSVGPPYFNALFIPLMGLLMVVMAVGVLVRWKDTPVKWLAGMLLPVLLGSVALAVIAGFAYGDFNWAVLATFLLAAWVLLAGVRDIFDKTRHKGLRKGLPTLTRSYWGMQIAHIGIAVCALGVVLSSQNSAERDLRLAPGESMDLAGYHFIFEGAKHFEGPNFTSDKGTVRVVRNGKEIAVLHPEKRLYTVQSSMMTEAGIDAGFTRDLYVALGEPLGEGAWAVRVHVKPFVRWIWFGGLLTGFGGLLAALDRRYRVKVKSRVREALGLQGAAV; encoded by the coding sequence ATGACGTCCGCACTCTTCATTCCGGAGTTGGGCCAGTTGGCGATGATCCTCGCCCTGTGCTTTGCCATCGTGCAGGCCGTGGTGCCTTTGCTCGGCGCCTGGCGCGGCGACCGCCTGTGGATGAGCCTGGCGCAGCCGGCCGCCTGGGGTCAGTTTGCGTTCCTGCTGTTCGCGTTCGGCTGCCTGACCTATGCGTTTATGACCGACGATTTTTCCGTCGCCTATGTGGCCAATAACTCCAACAGCGCCTTGCCCTGGTACTACAAGTTCAGCGCCGTGTGGGGCGCCCACGAAGGTTCGTTGCTGCTGTGGGCCTTGATCCTCGGCGGCTGGACCTTCGCCGTGTCGGTATTCTCGCGCCAACTGCCGCAAGTGATGCTGGCGCGGGTGCTGGCGGTGATGGGCATGATCAGCATCGGCTTCCTGCTGTTCCTGATCATGACGTCCAACCCGTTCAGCCGCATCCTGCCGCAGATTCCGGTAGACGGGCACGACCTCAACCCCCTGCTGCAAGACATCGGCCTGATCGTGCACCCGCCGATGCTCTATATGGGGTACGTGGGTTTCTCGGTGGCCTTCGCCTTCGCCATCGCCGCCTTGCTCGGCGGGCGCCTGGATGCGGCCTGGGCACGCTGGTCGCGGCCGTGGACCATCGTCGCCTGGGCCTTCCTCGGCATTGGCATCACGCTGGGCTCCTGGTGGGCCTACTACGAACTTGGCTGGGGCGGCTGGTGGTTCTGGGACCCGGTGGAAAACGCCTCGTTCATGCCTTGGTTGGTGGGCACCGCGCTGATTCACTCGTTGGCCGTTACCGAAAAACGTGGCGTGTTCAAGAGCTGGACGGTTCTGCTGGCGATTGCCGCGTTTTCCCTCAGCCTGCTCGGCACGTTCCTCGTGCGCTCGGGCGTGCTGACTTCGGTGCATGCGTTTGCGTCCGACCCGGAGCGCGGCGTATTCATCCTGATCTTCCTGCTGTTTGTGGTCGGCGGCTCCCTCACGTTGTTCGCCCTGCGCGCGCCGGTGGTCAAGAGCCAGGTCGGTTTCAACCTGTGGTCGCGGGAAACCTTGCTGCTGGGTAATAACCTGGTACTGGTGGTGGCGGCGTCGATGATCCTGCTCGGCACCCTGTACCCATTGGTGCTGGATGCGCTGAGCGGCGCCAAGCTGTCCGTTGGCCCGCCGTACTTCAACGCGTTGTTTATTCCGTTGATGGGCCTGTTGATGGTGGTGATGGCCGTCGGCGTGCTGGTGCGCTGGAAAGACACCCCGGTGAAATGGCTGGCCGGCATGCTGCTGCCGGTGCTGCTGGGTAGCGTGGCCTTGGCGGTGATCGCCGGGTTCGCCTACGGCGACTTCAACTGGGCGGTGCTCGCCACCTTCCTGCTGGCTGCCTGGGTATTGCTGGCCGGTGTGCGCGACATCTTCGACAAAACCCGTCACAAAGGCCTGCGCAAAGGCTTGCCGACCCTGACCCGCAGCTACTGGGGCATGCAGATCGCCCACATCGGCATCGCCGTGTGCGCCCTCGGCGTGGTGCTGTCGAGCCAGAACAGCGCCGAGCGCGACCTGCGCCTGGCACCGGGCGAGTCCATGGACCTGGCCGGTTACCACTTCATCTTCGAAGGCGCCAAGCACTTCGAAGGGCCGAATTTCACCTCGGACAAAGGCACCGTGCGCGTAGTCCGCAATGGCAAGGAAATCGCCGTACTGCACCCGGAAAAACGCCTGTACACCGTGCAGAGTTCGATGATGACTGAAGCCGGCATCGACGCCGGTTTCACCCGCGACCTCTATGTGGCGTTGGGTGAACCGCTGGGCGAGGGTGCCTGGGCAGTGCGCGTGCATGTGAAGCCGTTTGTGCGCTGGATCTGGTTCGGTGGTTTGCTGACCGGTTTTGGTGGTTTGCTGGCGGCGCTGGACCGGCGTTATCGAGTCAAAGTGAAAAGCCGGGTGCGTGAAGCCCTTGGCCTGCAAGGAGCGGCGGTATGA
- a CDS encoding DsbE family thiol:disulfide interchange protein, with translation MKRWLMVLPLAAFLVMAVFLYRGLYLDPAELPSAMIGKPFPAFSLPTVQGDKTLTQADLLGKPALVNVWGTWCISCRVEHPVLNKLAEKGVVIYGINYKDDNAAALKWLAEFHNPYQLDIRDEDGNLGLNLGVYGAPETFFIDAKGVIRDKYVGVIDEVVWREQLAAKYQALVDEAKP, from the coding sequence ATGAAACGTTGGTTGATGGTCTTGCCGCTGGCGGCCTTTCTGGTGATGGCGGTGTTCCTGTACCGCGGCCTGTACCTGGACCCGGCCGAGTTGCCGTCGGCGATGATCGGCAAGCCGTTCCCGGCGTTTTCGCTGCCGACCGTGCAGGGCGACAAGACCCTGACCCAGGCCGACCTGTTGGGCAAACCGGCACTGGTCAACGTGTGGGGCACCTGGTGCATCTCTTGCCGCGTCGAACACCCGGTGCTGAACAAACTGGCCGAGAAGGGCGTGGTGATCTATGGGATCAACTACAAGGACGACAATGCGGCGGCCTTGAAGTGGCTGGCCGAGTTCCATAACCCGTACCAGCTGGATATCCGCGATGAGGACGGCAACCTCGGTCTGAACCTCGGCGTGTACGGCGCCCCGGAAACCTTCTTTATCGACGCCAAGGGCGTGATCCGTGACAAGTACGTCGGCGTGATCGACGAGGTGGTATGGCGCGAGCAACTGGCCGCCAAGTACCAGGCCCTGGTCGATGAGGCCAAGCCATGA
- a CDS encoding cytochrome c-type biogenesis protein, which produces MKRLLAAAVLALGLAGVAHAAIDTYEFAKDADRERFRELTKELRCPKCQNQDIADSNAPIAADLRKEIFRMLGEGKDNQQIIDFMVDRYGDFVRYKPALTGKTALLWFGPAGLLLAGVVVMAVIVRRRRAAPTDGSDALSPEERKRLDQLLDTKTDD; this is translated from the coding sequence ATGAAGCGTCTGTTAGCCGCTGCGGTGCTGGCGCTTGGGCTGGCGGGCGTGGCCCACGCCGCCATCGACACCTACGAATTCGCCAAGGACGCCGATCGCGAGCGCTTCCGCGAGCTGACCAAGGAACTGCGCTGCCCCAAGTGCCAGAACCAGGACATCGCCGACTCCAACGCGCCGATCGCCGCCGACCTGCGCAAAGAAATCTTCCGCATGCTGGGGGAGGGCAAGGACAACCAGCAGATCATCGACTTCATGGTCGACCGCTACGGTGATTTCGTGCGCTACAAACCGGCCCTCACTGGCAAGACCGCGCTGCTCTGGTTCGGCCCCGCCGGGCTGTTGCTGGCCGGGGTGGTGGTGATGGCGGTGATCGTGCGCCGCCGTCGCGCCGCGCCTACCGATGGTTCCGACGCGCTGTCCCCTGAAGAGCGCAAACGCCTCGACCAATTGCTGGACACCAAGACTGATGATTGA
- the ccmI gene encoding c-type cytochrome biogenesis protein CcmI, which yields MIDFWLAAGLLLLIALSFLLLPVLRDRRAQREEDRTALNVALYQERVAELQVQQDEGVLNAAQLDTGRAEAARELLADTEGVEKPRETRLGKPLPLLAAFLVPVLGVVLYLHYGASDKVELTREFSQPPVSMEDMTHRLERAAAAQPDSAEGLYFLGRAYMAQDRSADAARIFERTVALAGRQPELLGQWAQAQYFADNKQWSPKVQALTDEALKLDPKEVTSLGLLGIAAFEGQRYQEAIDYWNRLLAQLPPEDNSRAALQGGIDRAAEKLKESGGTVAQKTVMKVRVELSAEVKAKALPTDSVFIFARAVSGPPAPLAAKRVTVADLPVTVELGDADAMMPQLKLSNFAEVQLVARISRAGLPTAGEWIGRSQPLASSTTATQPLTIDSPDK from the coding sequence ATGATTGATTTCTGGCTCGCAGCCGGCTTGCTGCTTCTGATTGCCCTGAGTTTCCTGTTACTGCCTGTATTGCGCGACCGCCGCGCCCAGCGTGAAGAGGACCGCACCGCGCTGAACGTGGCGCTCTATCAAGAGCGCGTGGCCGAGCTGCAAGTGCAGCAGGACGAAGGCGTGCTCAACGCCGCGCAACTCGACACCGGCCGCGCCGAGGCCGCGCGCGAATTGCTCGCCGACACCGAAGGCGTGGAAAAGCCCCGCGAAACTCGCCTGGGCAAGCCGTTGCCATTGCTGGCGGCGTTTCTGGTGCCGGTGCTGGGCGTTGTCCTGTACTTGCATTACGGCGCCAGCGACAAGGTTGAACTGACCCGCGAATTTTCCCAGCCACCGGTGTCCATGGAAGACATGACCCACCGCCTGGAACGCGCCGCCGCCGCCCAACCGGACTCGGCCGAAGGCCTGTACTTCCTCGGTCGCGCCTACATGGCCCAGGACCGCTCGGCCGACGCTGCCAGGATCTTCGAACGCACCGTGGCCCTCGCTGGCCGCCAGCCGGAACTGCTCGGCCAATGGGCCCAGGCGCAGTACTTTGCCGACAACAAACAGTGGTCGCCGAAGGTCCAGGCCCTCACCGACGAAGCCTTGAAGCTCGACCCGAAGGAAGTCACCAGCCTCGGCCTGCTCGGCATCGCCGCCTTTGAAGGCCAGCGATATCAAGAGGCAATCGACTACTGGAACCGCCTGCTGGCGCAACTGCCGCCGGAAGACAACTCCCGCGCGGCGCTGCAAGGTGGCATCGACCGCGCCGCCGAGAAACTCAAAGAAAGTGGCGGCACCGTCGCCCAGAAAACCGTGATGAAAGTCCGCGTGGAACTGTCCGCCGAGGTCAAGGCCAAGGCCTTGCCCACCGACAGCGTGTTCATCTTCGCCCGTGCCGTCAGCGGTCCGCCGGCGCCGTTGGCGGCCAAGCGCGTGACCGTCGCCGACTTGCCGGTGACCGTCGAGCTGGGCGACGCCGACGCGATGATGCCGCAGTTGAAACTGTCGAACTTCGCCGAAGTCCAACTGGTTGCGCGCATATCCCGGGCCGGTCTTCCGACCGCTGGCGAGTGGATCGGCCGCAGCCAACCCTTGGCCAGCAGCACCACTGCCACGCAGCCGCTGACCATCGACAGTCCGGATAAGTAA
- a CDS encoding histidine phosphatase family protein translates to MHLYVIRHGETWANAEHRYLGALDPELTERGREQAASISQKLPSGIEVLIVSPRLRAQQTAQILNHELNLEPVTMDAFRERDVGVFEGLTQAEAKALHPALWAQNITRQWAAGPTGGESIAEVVARVHQGLVELAALYPQRVVLLVAHGFVAKVIRALAKGDFSDFFHWQLSNGEMLVLEDFNLKALPPTAPLATGLV, encoded by the coding sequence ATGCATCTCTACGTCATACGCCACGGCGAAACCTGGGCCAATGCCGAGCACCGGTACCTTGGCGCACTCGACCCGGAATTGACCGAGCGGGGCAGGGAACAAGCCGCGTCGATCAGCCAGAAACTGCCCAGTGGTATTGAGGTGCTGATCGTCTCCCCACGACTGCGCGCCCAGCAAACGGCACAGATTCTTAACCATGAATTAAACCTTGAGCCCGTGACCATGGACGCCTTTCGTGAGCGTGACGTCGGTGTGTTCGAAGGGTTGACTCAGGCGGAGGCCAAGGCCCTGCACCCGGCGCTTTGGGCACAGAACATCACGCGGCAGTGGGCGGCGGGGCCAACGGGCGGTGAGTCGATTGCCGAGGTGGTCGCCCGCGTGCACCAAGGGTTGGTGGAGTTGGCGGCACTCTATCCGCAGCGTGTCGTGTTGCTGGTCGCGCATGGCTTTGTCGCCAAGGTGATTCGAGCGTTAGCCAAAGGGGATTTTTCGGACTTCTTCCACTGGCAGCTTTCGAATGGGGAGATGCTGGTGTTGGAGGATTTCAATCTGAAAGCCCTTCCGCCCACAGCACCGCTCGCCACAGGGCTGGTGTGA
- the phnC gene encoding phosphonate ABC transporter ATP-binding protein — translation MTHAIHVDHLNKTFAKKSALVDLELTIAPGEMVALIGASGSGKSTLLRHLAGLACCDKSNGGSVTVLGREVQASGRLNGKVRRLRADIGYIFQQFNLVNRLSVLDNVLLGCLGRMPRWRGNLGLFNTEEKQFAMESLARVGLADLAAQRASTLSGGQQQRVAIARALTQRAEVILADEPIASLDPESARKVMEILADINRRDGKTVVVTLHQVDYAMRYCPRAVALKGGRIHFDGQGSAMSSQFLNDLYGADVDTSLMFADQTRRTEVTPRLALARA, via the coding sequence ATGACTCACGCTATCCATGTCGATCACTTGAACAAGACCTTTGCGAAGAAGTCCGCATTGGTCGACCTCGAACTCACCATTGCCCCGGGTGAGATGGTCGCGCTGATTGGCGCTTCCGGTTCCGGCAAGTCCACCTTGCTGCGGCACTTGGCGGGCCTGGCCTGTTGCGACAAGAGCAACGGTGGCAGCGTCACGGTGCTGGGCCGTGAGGTGCAGGCCAGCGGTCGCCTGAATGGCAAAGTGCGGCGGCTGCGTGCAGACATCGGTTACATCTTCCAGCAGTTCAACCTGGTCAACCGCCTGAGTGTGCTCGACAACGTGCTGCTCGGCTGCCTGGGCCGCATGCCGCGCTGGCGCGGCAACCTGGGGTTGTTCAACACCGAAGAAAAACAATTCGCCATGGAGTCCCTGGCCCGCGTCGGCCTCGCCGACCTCGCGGCACAGCGCGCTTCCACCTTGTCCGGCGGCCAGCAGCAACGCGTGGCGATTGCCCGGGCCTTGACCCAGCGCGCCGAAGTGATCCTGGCCGACGAACCCATTGCGTCCCTCGACCCGGAGTCGGCGCGCAAGGTCATGGAGATTCTCGCCGACATCAACCGCCGCGACGGCAAGACCGTGGTGGTGACCCTGCATCAAGTCGACTACGCCATGCGTTATTGCCCCCGCGCCGTGGCGCTCAAGGGCGGGCGCATTCATTTCGACGGTCAGGGCAGCGCGATGAGCAGCCAGTTCCTCAATGATTTGTACGGTGCCGATGTCGACACCAGCCTGATGTTTGCCGACCAGACCCGCCGTACTGAGGTCACCCCTCGGCTGGCCCTGGCGCGCGCTTGA
- the phnD gene encoding phosphonate ABC transporter substrate-binding protein: protein MLNRIGQVFLSAVLLASVAMGNAQAADKAINFGIMSTESSQNLKSIWQPFLDDMHKKTGLTINATFASDYAGLIQGMRFNKVDVAWLGNKAAMEAVDRSNGEIFAQTAAANGAAGYWSVLIVRKDSPINNVEDMLKNAKNLTFGNGDPNSTSGYLVPGYYVFAKNNVDAATAFKRTLNSSHEVNALSVAKGQLDVATFNTESWDRLEVTQPDKAAMLKVIWKSPLIPADPMVWSKALSDSEKTKIRDFFAHYGDTDEEKAVLKNMQLGKFLASSDDQLLPIRQLELFKQRTTISADDKLEAADKAKKLADIDADLAKLQQRISELDKKTAANG from the coding sequence ATGTTGAACCGTATCGGCCAAGTGTTTCTCTCCGCCGTGCTGCTGGCCAGTGTCGCGATGGGCAATGCCCAGGCCGCCGACAAAGCCATCAATTTCGGCATCATGTCCACCGAGTCTTCGCAGAACCTCAAGAGCATCTGGCAGCCGTTTCTGGATGACATGCACAAGAAGACCGGCCTCACCATCAACGCCACCTTCGCCTCCGACTATGCCGGCCTGATCCAGGGCATGCGCTTCAACAAGGTCGACGTGGCCTGGTTGGGCAACAAGGCAGCGATGGAAGCCGTGGACCGCTCCAACGGCGAAATCTTCGCCCAAACTGCCGCCGCCAACGGTGCCGCCGGTTACTGGAGCGTGCTGATCGTGCGCAAGGACAGCCCGATCAACAACGTCGAAGACATGCTCAAGAACGCCAAGAACCTGACCTTCGGTAACGGCGACCCGAACTCCACCTCGGGTTACCTGGTGCCGGGCTACTACGTGTTCGCCAAGAACAACGTGGATGCCGCCACCGCCTTCAAACGCACCCTCAACTCCAGCCATGAAGTCAACGCGTTGAGCGTGGCCAAAGGGCAGTTGGACGTGGCCACCTTCAACACCGAAAGCTGGGATCGCCTAGAAGTCACCCAGCCGGACAAGGCCGCGATGCTCAAGGTGATCTGGAAGTCGCCGCTGATCCCCGCCGACCCGATGGTGTGGAGCAAGGCGCTGAGCGACAGCGAGAAAACCAAGATCCGCGATTTCTTCGCCCACTACGGCGACACCGATGAAGAGAAGGCCGTGCTGAAGAACATGCAGCTGGGCAAGTTCCTCGCGTCGAGTGACGACCAACTGCTGCCGATCCGCCAGCTGGAACTGTTCAAGCAGCGCACCACCATCAGCGCGGACGACAAGCTCGAAGCCGCCGACAAGGCCAAGAAGCTGGCGGATATCGACGCCGACCTGGCGAAGCTGCAGCAGCGCATCTCCGAGCTCGACAAGAAAACCGCAGCCAACGGCTAA
- the phnE gene encoding phosphonate ABC transporter, permease protein PhnE, whose translation MTTLHAEAVGKRTWPQYLGWGLFLVLLAWAWHGAEMNPLALYRDSGNMATFAADFFPPDFHEWRSYLKEMIVTVQIALWGTVLAIVCSVPLGILCADNITPWWVHQPLRRVMDAFRSINEMVFAMLFVVAVGLGPFAGVLALWISTTGVLAKLFAEAVEAIDPGPVEGVRATGASALQEVIYGVIPQVMPLWVSYALYRFEANVRSATVVGMVGAGGIGVILWENIRAFQFVQTCAVLLVIIVVVSAIDVLSQRLRKQFI comes from the coding sequence ATGACGACTTTGCATGCTGAAGCCGTGGGCAAAAGAACCTGGCCGCAATACCTCGGCTGGGGTCTGTTCCTGGTCCTGCTGGCCTGGGCCTGGCACGGCGCGGAAATGAACCCACTGGCGTTGTACCGCGATTCCGGAAACATGGCGACCTTCGCCGCCGACTTCTTCCCACCGGACTTCCACGAGTGGCGCTCCTACCTCAAGGAGATGATCGTCACCGTACAAATCGCCCTCTGGGGCACGGTGCTTGCCATCGTGTGTTCGGTGCCGCTGGGCATTCTCTGCGCCGACAACATCACGCCCTGGTGGGTCCACCAACCGCTGCGTCGGGTGATGGACGCGTTCCGTTCCATCAATGAAATGGTGTTCGCGATGTTGTTCGTGGTCGCCGTCGGCCTCGGTCCCTTTGCGGGGGTATTGGCCTTGTGGATCAGCACCACCGGGGTACTCGCCAAGCTGTTTGCCGAGGCCGTCGAAGCCATCGACCCCGGCCCGGTAGAAGGCGTGCGGGCCACCGGTGCGAGTGCCTTGCAGGAAGTGATCTACGGCGTGATCCCCCAAGTGATGCCGCTGTGGGTGAGCTACGCGCTGTACCGCTTCGAAGCCAATGTGCGTTCGGCCACGGTGGTGGGGATGGTCGGTGCCGGCGGGATCGGCGTGATCCTCTGGGAAAACATCCGCGCCTTCCAGTTCGTACAAACCTGCGCGGTGCTGCTGGTGATCATCGTGGTGGTGAGCGCTATCGACGTGCTGTCCCAACGCCTGCGCAAGCAGTTCATCTGA
- the phnF gene encoding phosphonate metabolism transcriptional regulator PhnF codes for MQLSRQEEPVYRELADILRRELSSYQAGDFLPGEVHMAERFGVNRHTLRRAIDELVFEGSLLRRQGKGTQVLDRPLIYSMGAETSYSQSLSAQGVGVEAVLLKRRYCYASREEAMHLGIAEMAPMIELQTLRKLDQQPVSLIRHRYCASRAPLLADYTGGSLRQYLRERELPLSRTQSLIGARLPNRDEAALLLMPRHLPALTVFTLSCDRDGRPVELAQSTSRSDRFQYQVVT; via the coding sequence ATGCAGTTGTCTAGACAAGAAGAGCCGGTGTACCGCGAACTCGCGGACATCCTGCGCCGTGAACTGAGCAGCTACCAGGCGGGCGACTTCCTGCCCGGCGAGGTGCACATGGCCGAGCGTTTTGGCGTCAACCGCCATACCTTGCGCCGCGCCATCGACGAGCTGGTGTTCGAAGGCAGCCTGTTGCGCCGCCAGGGCAAGGGCACCCAGGTGCTCGACCGCCCGCTGATTTACTCGATGGGCGCCGAGACGTCCTACAGCCAGTCGTTGTCGGCCCAGGGCGTGGGCGTCGAGGCGGTGTTGCTCAAGCGCCGCTACTGCTACGCCAGCCGCGAAGAGGCCATGCACCTGGGCATCGCCGAAATGGCGCCGATGATCGAGCTGCAAACCCTGCGCAAACTCGACCAGCAGCCCGTCAGCTTGATCCGCCATCGCTACTGCGCCAGCCGCGCGCCGTTGCTGGCCGACTACACCGGCGGCTCGTTGCGCCAGTACCTGCGCGAGCGTGAGCTGCCGCTGAGCCGCACGCAAAGCCTGATCGGTGCGCGTTTGCCCAACCGTGATGAGGCCGCGCTGCTGCTGATGCCTCGGCACTTGCCGGCCCTCACGGTCTTTACCCTTTCCTGCGATCGCGACGGCCGCCCGGTGGAGCTGGCGCAGTCCACCAGCCGTTCGGATCGCTTTCAGTACCAAGTGGTGACATGA
- the phnG gene encoding phosphonate C-P lyase system protein PhnG, with the protein MSLSPRQHWIGVLARAQLNELQPHAAALKDAQYQLIRAPEIGMTLVRGRMGGDGAAFNVGEMSVTRCVVRLADGRTGYSYLAGRDKLHAELAALADAHLQGSQPSIWLSDLITALADAQAQRRAQKQADTAATKVEFFTLVRGEN; encoded by the coding sequence ATGAGCCTGTCCCCGCGACAACATTGGATCGGCGTATTAGCCCGCGCCCAGCTCAATGAATTGCAACCTCACGCAGCCGCTTTGAAGGACGCGCAATACCAACTGATCCGCGCTCCGGAAATCGGCATGACCCTGGTGCGCGGCCGCATGGGCGGCGATGGCGCTGCCTTCAACGTCGGCGAAATGAGCGTGACCCGCTGCGTGGTGCGCCTGGCCGATGGCCGCACCGGCTACAGCTATCTCGCCGGGCGCGACAAGCTCCACGCCGAGCTGGCGGCCCTGGCCGACGCCCACCTGCAAGGCAGCCAGCCGAGCATCTGGCTCAGCGACTTGATCACTGCGCTGGCGGACGCCCAGGCCCAGCGCCGCGCGCAAAAACAAGCCGACACGGCGGCCACCAAGGTGGAGTTCTTCACCCTGGTGCGAGGAGAAAACTGA
- the phnH gene encoding phosphonate C-P lyase system protein PhnH yields the protein MNAHLLQPAFVDPVLDAQRGFRSALKALAEPGLIQHLPSAPRLDGLAPATYALCLALLDVDTPLWLAPSFDTPLIRANLAFHCGCPLTAKREDAVFALLGEQDLLDLGGFDHGNDRYPDQSCTLLVQLTDLEAGRGLHWYGPGIKHQRRVQLPVPQAFWQERQRREAFPRGLDVLFAAGHHLIGLPRSSRIAEEHA from the coding sequence ATGAACGCTCACCTGTTGCAACCGGCCTTCGTCGACCCGGTGCTGGACGCCCAGCGCGGTTTTCGCAGTGCGCTCAAGGCCCTGGCCGAGCCGGGCCTGATCCAGCACCTGCCCTCGGCGCCGCGCCTCGATGGCCTGGCGCCCGCCACCTACGCCCTGTGCCTGGCCCTGCTGGATGTGGACACGCCGCTGTGGCTGGCGCCGAGCTTCGACACGCCGCTGATCCGCGCCAACCTGGCCTTCCACTGCGGCTGCCCGCTCACGGCTAAGCGCGAAGACGCCGTGTTCGCGCTGCTGGGTGAACAGGACCTGCTCGACCTCGGTGGCTTCGACCACGGCAATGACCGTTACCCGGACCAGTCCTGCACCTTGCTCGTGCAGCTCACCGACCTGGAAGCCGGGCGCGGTTTGCACTGGTACGGCCCGGGGATCAAACACCAGCGCCGCGTGCAACTGCCGGTACCGCAAGCCTTCTGGCAGGAACGCCAGCGCCGCGAAGCTTTCCCCCGTGGCCTCGACGTGCTGTTCGCCGCCGGTCATCACCTGATCGGCCTGCCGCGCAGCAGCCGCATTGCAGAGGAGCACGCCTGA
- a CDS encoding carbon-phosphorus lyase complex subunit PhnI, which yields MYVAVKGGEQAIDNAHRLLAKKRRGNTAIPELSVTQIREQLPLAVARVMTEGSLFDEELAALAIKQAAGDLVEAIFLLRAYRTTLPRFSPSLPIDTSSMSLSRRLSATFKDVPGGQLLGPTFDYTHRLLDFSLLAEGDYPGPQTHPEARIDACPRVLGLLAKEGLIKHESDDNASVADITRDPLEYPASRAERLQALARGDEGFLLALGYSTQRGYGRNHPFAGEIRIGEVDVWIDPEELGFPICLGSIEVTECEMVNQFVGSATEPAQFTRGYGLAFGHAERKAMGMALVDRSLRAEEYNEEVVSPAQREEFVLAHCDNVEAAGFVSHLKLPHYVDFQSELELIRKLRQPAEGSRHE from the coding sequence ATGTACGTAGCCGTCAAAGGTGGCGAACAGGCCATCGATAATGCCCACCGCCTGCTGGCGAAAAAACGCCGGGGCAATACGGCAATTCCCGAACTGAGCGTGACGCAGATCCGCGAGCAACTGCCGTTGGCGGTCGCGCGGGTGATGACCGAAGGCTCGCTGTTCGATGAAGAGCTCGCCGCCCTCGCGATCAAGCAAGCGGCGGGGGACCTGGTGGAGGCGATCTTCCTGTTGCGCGCCTACCGCACCACGCTGCCGCGCTTCAGCCCGAGCCTGCCGATTGACACTTCAAGCATGTCGTTGAGCCGGCGTTTGTCCGCCACCTTCAAGGACGTACCCGGCGGCCAACTGCTCGGCCCGACCTTCGACTACACCCACCGCCTGCTGGATTTCTCGCTGCTCGCCGAGGGCGACTACCCAGGCCCGCAGACCCACCCGGAGGCGCGCATCGACGCCTGCCCGCGCGTGCTCGGCTTGCTTGCCAAAGAAGGCTTGATCAAGCACGAGAGCGACGACAACGCCAGCGTCGCCGACATTACCCGCGACCCGCTGGAATACCCCGCCAGCCGTGCCGAGCGCCTGCAAGCCCTGGCCCGTGGCGATGAAGGTTTCCTGTTGGCGTTGGGCTATTCGACCCAGCGCGGCTACGGCCGCAACCATCCATTTGCCGGTGAGATTCGTATCGGCGAGGTGGACGTGTGGATCGACCCCGAAGAGCTGGGTTTCCCCATCTGCCTGGGCAGCATCGAAGTCACCGAGTGCGAGATGGTCAACCAGTTCGTCGGCTCGGCCACCGAGCCGGCGCAGTTCACCCGGGGTTATGGCCTGGCGTTCGGGCATGCCGAGCGCAAGGCCATGGGCATGGCCCTGGTGGACCGCTCGCTGCGTGCCGAGGAATACAACGAAGAAGTCGTCTCGCCGGCCCAGCGCGAAGAATTTGTGCTGGCCCACTGCGACAACGTCGAGGCGGCGGGTTTTGTCTCGCACCTCAAATTGCCTCACTACGTGGACTTCCAGTCCGAACTGGAACTGATCCGCAAACTGCGCCAACCGGCCGAGGGCTCCCGCCATGAATGA